Within the Methanomicrobia archaeon genome, the region TGTCCGGATTGATCGCCTTGATCGCCGGGAGATCGTCAAAGGTCAGCGCGCCGGCAAGCGCGGTATCCAGCCCAAGCGCTTTTGATTCCGCCACGAACGTCCGAAGCTCGTCCTCACCGAGAAACTCCAGGGTCGATCGGCAATCTTTGATGCCCGTGTCCACCATGGAGACATCGATATTCACCGCGTTACCGATCTCCGTGATCGCAAAGGGCGAGATCGAGTTGATACGTTTATAATCAGAATAGAATGCCGCAACCACTTTCTTCGTGGGATCATACTCTTTCACCGCTCGGACCACGCCCGCAAGCAACTCGATCGCCTGCTCGCTCGTGGTTATCTTAAACAAACCAACTTTTACGTAATCCGCGCCCACGGAGACCGCAGCAAGAGCCGCCAGTGATGCCGTTCCGGGCTTAAAATCGAAATCGCCGATTGCAGCGCTGAGCTCCATCCCGTTGCCACCCTCACGCGTCACCAATTCCTTGATCGCCTTGATCACCCAGGGGAAATTCGCACCCAGCGAGCCCTCCTTCGGGTTCTTTACGTCGACTATGTCCGCCCTGCCACGGATCACCGCTTTCGCCTCCTCTACATCCCTCGGGCTTACCAACAACTTCATCTTTATCGCGCCTCGTCTCTTCCTTACTTACTTCCTTACGCTTCGCCTTTCCTTTTCGTTACGCTCGCTTTCTTTAATATCGTAACACCTTGTGCCGTACCCACATGAACCTCTGCGGCGTTCGTGAAGATCCCGTGCTCGACCGCGCCAACGATTGCGGAGAGCGCCACGCTCAGCTCGTTCGGATCGCGAATAACGCCGAAATCCGCATCAATGATGAGATTGCCCTGCTCGGTAATGAAATAGCCGCCGCGACTGCCGTCGAGCCGCAGCCCGGGCTTACCGCCGAGCGCGTTCACCTGCTGCGACACGACCGTTACCGCATAGGGCAGCACCTCGATCGGAACCGGCCGGTAAA harbors:
- a CDS encoding (5-formylfuran-3-yl)methyl phosphate synthase, with product MKLLVSPRDVEEAKAVIRGRADIVDVKNPKEGSLGANFPWVIKAIKELVTREGGNGMELSAAIGDFDFKPGTASLAALAAVSVGADYVKVGLFKITTSEQAIELLAGVVRAVKEYDPTKKVVAAFYSDYKRINSISPFAITEIGNAVNIDVSMVDTGIKDCRSTLEFLGEDELRTFVAESKALGLDTALAGALTFDDLPAIKAINPDILGVRGMVCGGDRNSSVRAELVSKLRRLIAE